The Campylobacter sp. RM10537 genome has a segment encoding these proteins:
- the dnaA gene encoding chromosomal replication initiator protein DnaA yields the protein MNPSEILLALKKELNQNEYENYISMLKFNEKLSKADFLVFNAPNELIAKFIQTKYARQISHFYEVQSGIKANINIQAQNQKHSKNTTKIDIANIKAQSTILNPSFTFESFVVGDSNKYAYGACKAIAHKDKLGKLYNPIFIYGPTGLGKTHLLQAVGNASLEMGKKVIYATSENFVNEFTSNLKNGSLDKFHDKYRNCDVLLIDDVQFLGKTDKIQEEFFFIFNEIKNNNGQIIMTSDNPPNMLKGITERLKSRFAHGIIADITPPQLDTKIAIIRKKCEFNDINLSNDIINYIATSLGDNIREIEGIIISLNAYANIVGQEITLELAKSVMKDHIKEKKENISIEDILALVCKEFNIKPSDVKSNNKKQNVVTARRVAIYLARELTSLTFSQLANFFVMKDHTAISHNVKKIKELMEENSETKIKIEELKNKILAKSQI from the coding sequence ATGAACCCAAGCGAGATACTCCTAGCTTTAAAAAAAGAATTAAATCAAAACGAATATGAAAATTATATATCTATGTTAAAATTCAATGAAAAGCTAAGCAAAGCTGATTTTTTAGTTTTCAATGCTCCAAATGAACTTATCGCTAAATTCATACAAACAAAATACGCCCGCCAAATTTCACATTTTTACGAAGTACAAAGTGGAATTAAAGCTAATATCAACATACAAGCACAAAATCAAAAACATAGTAAAAATACAACTAAAATCGATATCGCAAATATCAAAGCACAAAGCACGATTTTAAATCCTTCTTTTACTTTTGAAAGTTTTGTCGTTGGAGACTCTAATAAATACGCTTATGGAGCTTGTAAGGCAATCGCACATAAAGATAAACTTGGTAAGCTTTATAATCCTATATTTATCTATGGACCTACAGGACTTGGTAAAACTCATTTGCTTCAAGCTGTAGGTAATGCTAGTTTAGAAATGGGTAAAAAAGTTATTTATGCAACAAGTGAAAATTTTGTCAATGAATTTACCTCAAATTTAAAAAATGGCTCTTTAGATAAATTTCATGATAAATATAGAAATTGCGATGTTTTACTCATAGATGATGTGCAGTTTTTAGGAAAAACAGATAAAATTCAAGAAGAATTTTTCTTTATATTTAATGAAATCAAAAATAATAATGGTCAAATCATAATGACTTCAGATAATCCACCTAATATGTTAAAAGGCATCACCGAACGTTTAAAGAGTCGTTTTGCACATGGGATTATCGCTGATATCACTCCACCACAACTTGATACTAAAATCGCTATCATAAGAAAAAAATGCGAATTTAATGATATCAATCTTTCTAATGACATCATAAATTACATCGCAACTTCTTTAGGGGATAATATAAGAGAAATTGAAGGAATTATCATCAGTTTAAACGCTTATGCAAATATAGTCGGACAAGAAATTACACTTGAACTTGCAAAAAGTGTTATGAAAGATCACATCAAAGAAAAAAAAGAAAATATCAGTATAGAAGATATTTTAGCTTTAGTTTGTAAAGAATTTAACATCAAACCAAGTGATGTGAAATCAAACAATAAAAAACAAAATGTAGTAACTGCTAGACGCGTTGCAATTTACTTAGCAAGAGAACTTACTAGTCTTACTTTTTCGCAATTGGCTAATTTTTTCGTAATGAAAGATCATACAGCTATTTCACATAATGTGAAAAAAATCAAAGAATTAATGGAAGAAAATAGCGAAACAAAAATCAAAATAGAAGAATTAAAAAATAAAATTTTAGCAAAAAGTCAAATTTAA
- the dnaN gene encoding DNA polymerase III subunit beta: MKLSINKNTLESAILLCNAYVEKKDSSTITSHLLFQAEEDKLIIKASDFEIGINYKIRKIRVENSGFATANAKNIADVVKSLNNEEVVLETIDNFLFIRQKRTKYKLPMFNYEDFPDFPKTEGKNQFDIDSSDLSRSLKKILPSIDTNNPKYSLNGAFLDIKTDKINFVGTDTRRLAVYTLDKNNSQEFSISIPKKAIMEMQKLFYEKIEIYYDQNMLIAKNDNFEFFTKLINDKFPDYEKVIPKEFKQNLEFSTEDFIDSLKKISVVTEKMKLHFNKDKIIFEGISLDNMEAKTELEMQTGVSEEFTLTIKIKYLLDFLMSIEEEKFSLNVNESNLAFVVKSQGLSMIIMPMIL, from the coding sequence ATGAAACTTAGTATTAATAAAAATACACTTGAATCCGCTATACTTTTATGTAATGCCTACGTTGAAAAAAAAGATTCTAGCACGATTACTTCACACTTACTTTTTCAAGCTGAAGAAGATAAACTTATCATCAAAGCAAGTGATTTTGAAATAGGAATTAACTATAAAATAAGAAAAATTCGCGTTGAAAACAGTGGTTTTGCAACTGCAAATGCAAAAAATATAGCTGATGTTGTTAAAAGTTTAAACAATGAAGAAGTTGTCTTAGAAACCATCGATAATTTTTTATTTATAAGACAAAAAAGAACAAAATATAAATTGCCTATGTTTAATTATGAAGATTTTCCAGATTTCCCAAAAACAGAAGGGAAAAATCAATTTGATATTGATTCAAGTGATTTAAGTCGTTCTCTTAAAAAAATCTTACCAAGTATTGATACTAATAATCCAAAATATTCTTTAAATGGTGCTTTTTTAGATATTAAAACAGATAAAATTAATTTTGTTGGAACTGATACTAGACGCCTTGCTGTTTATACTCTTGATAAAAATAATTCTCAAGAATTTTCTATAAGTATTCCTAAAAAAGCTATTATGGAAATGCAAAAACTTTTTTATGAAAAAATAGAAATTTACTATGATCAAAATATGCTTATTGCTAAAAACGATAATTTTGAATTTTTTACTAAATTGATTAATGATAAATTTCCAGATTATGAAAAAGTTATACCAAAGGAATTTAAACAAAATCTTGAATTTTCAACCGAAGATTTTATTGACAGTCTTAAAAAAATTAGCGTTGTAACTGAAAAAATGAAACTTCATTTTAATAAAGATAAGATTATCTTTGAAGGTATAAGCTTAGATAACATGGAAGCAAAAACTGAACTTGAAATGCAAACAGGTGTAAGTGAAGAATTTACTTTAACTATAAAAATAAAATATTTATTAGATTTTTTAATGTCTATAGAAGAAGAAAAATTCAGCTTAAATGTTAATGAATCTAATCTAGCTTTCGTAGTTAAATCTCAAGGTTTATCTATGATCATTATGCCTATGATTTTGTAA
- the gyrB gene encoding DNA topoisomerase (ATP-hydrolyzing) subunit B, translating into MQENYGGSNIKVLKGLEAVRKRPGMYIGDTNIGGLHHMIYEVVDNSIDEAMAGHCDTIDVEITTEGSCIVSDNGRGIPVDMHPTENMPTLTVVLTVLHAGGKFDKDTYKVSGGLHGVGVSVVNALSKKLVATVERNGEIYRQEFSEGKVTSEFGVIGKSKKTGTTIEFWPDNTIFEVTEFDYEILAKRFRELAYLNPKITINFKDNRVGKSESFHFEGGISQFVSDMNKKEALTKPIFFSVDEEDVNVEVALLYNDTYSENLLSFVNNIKTPDGGTHEAGFRMGLTRVIGNYIEANASAREKDNKITGEDVREGLIAVVSVKVPEPQFEGQTKGKLGSSYVRPIVSKASFEYLTKYFEENPIEAKAIMNKALMAARGREAAKKARELTRKKESLSVGTLPGKLADCQSKDPSESEIYLVEGDSAGGSAKQGRERSFQAILPLRGKILNVEKARLDKILKSEQIQNMITAFGCGIGDDFDISKLRYHKIIIMTDADVDGSHIQTLLLTFFFRFMNELVANGHIYLAQPPLYRYKKGQKKEIYLKDEKALNDYLIETGIESSNYEGIGLNDLKDFLKIVAAYRSVLNDLKKRFNVISVIRYLIENPDFIKENNEELFKIIKAFLDKQGHNILNHYINENEIRMYIQTENGLEELIINDDLFAHPLYEEANYIFSKIKERDLTFEKDILEILDEVERNAKKGAYIQRYKGLGEMNPEQLWETTMDPSIRRLLKITIEDAQSANDTFNLFMGDEVEPRRDYIQAHAKDVKHLDV; encoded by the coding sequence ATGCAAGAAAATTACGGCGGAAGTAATATTAAAGTTTTAAAAGGCTTAGAAGCTGTTAGAAAACGTCCAGGAATGTATATAGGTGATACCAATATAGGTGGACTTCATCATATGATTTATGAAGTAGTAGACAATTCTATCGATGAAGCCATGGCTGGACATTGTGATACTATTGATGTAGAAATTACTACTGAGGGAAGTTGTATCGTAAGTGATAATGGACGTGGTATTCCTGTAGATATGCATCCGACTGAAAATATGCCTACTTTAACTGTTGTCTTAACCGTTCTTCATGCAGGAGGTAAATTCGATAAAGATACTTATAAAGTTTCAGGCGGTTTACATGGAGTTGGAGTTTCTGTTGTAAATGCTCTTTCTAAAAAACTTGTAGCTACAGTTGAAAGAAATGGAGAAATTTATCGTCAAGAATTTTCAGAAGGTAAAGTTACAAGTGAATTTGGTGTGATAGGAAAAAGTAAAAAAACAGGAACTACAATTGAATTTTGGCCTGATAATACTATTTTTGAAGTGACTGAATTTGATTATGAAATTTTGGCTAAAAGATTTAGAGAACTTGCGTATTTAAATCCAAAAATCACTATTAATTTTAAAGATAATCGCGTAGGAAAAAGTGAAAGTTTTCATTTTGAAGGCGGAATTTCACAATTTGTAAGCGATATGAATAAAAAAGAAGCTCTAACAAAACCAATTTTTTTTAGCGTAGATGAAGAAGATGTCAATGTCGAAGTAGCTTTGCTTTATAATGATACTTATAGTGAAAATTTACTTTCTTTTGTAAATAATATCAAAACTCCAGATGGTGGAACTCATGAAGCTGGTTTTAGAATGGGTTTAACTCGTGTAATTGGTAATTATATCGAAGCTAATGCTAGTGCTAGAGAAAAAGACAATAAAATAACAGGTGAAGATGTAAGAGAAGGTTTAATCGCTGTTGTAAGTGTAAAAGTACCTGAACCACAATTTGAAGGACAAACTAAAGGCAAATTAGGATCTTCTTACGTGCGTCCTATCGTTTCAAAAGCTAGTTTTGAATATTTGACTAAATATTTTGAAGAAAATCCTATCGAAGCAAAAGCTATTATGAATAAAGCTTTAATGGCTGCACGTGGTAGAGAAGCAGCTAAAAAAGCTAGAGAATTAACCCGTAAAAAAGAAAGTCTAAGCGTTGGAACTTTGCCAGGAAAATTAGCTGATTGTCAAAGTAAAGATCCAAGTGAAAGTGAAATTTATCTTGTTGAGGGTGATTCTGCGGGTGGTTCTGCAAAACAAGGACGTGAAAGATCTTTTCAAGCGATCTTGCCTTTGCGTGGTAAAATTCTTAATGTTGAAAAAGCAAGACTAGATAAAATTTTAAAATCAGAACAAATTCAAAATATGATTACTGCTTTTGGTTGTGGTATAGGTGATGATTTTGACATTTCAAAATTAAGATATCATAAAATCATCATTATGACGGATGCGGATGTGGATGGATCGCACATACAAACCTTGCTTTTAACCTTCTTTTTCCGTTTTATGAATGAACTTGTAGCTAATGGACATATTTATCTTGCACAACCACCACTTTATCGTTATAAAAAAGGGCAAAAAAAAGAAATTTATCTTAAAGATGAAAAAGCTTTAAATGATTATTTGATCGAAACAGGAATTGAAAGTTCTAATTATGAAGGTATAGGATTAAATGATCTTAAAGACTTTTTAAAAATCGTTGCTGCTTATAGATCGGTTTTAAATGATCTAAAAAAACGTTTTAATGTGATTTCTGTGATTCGTTATCTTATAGAAAATCCTGATTTTATCAAAGAAAATAATGAAGAACTTTTTAAAATCATCAAAGCATTTTTAGATAAGCAAGGGCATAATATCTTAAATCATTATATCAATGAAAATGAAATTCGTATGTATATACAAACTGAAAATGGCTTAGAAGAGCTAATCATCAATGATGATTTATTTGCACATCCACTTTATGAAGAAGCAAATTATATCTTTAGTAAAATCAAAGAACGCGATTTAACTTTTGAAAAAGATATCTTAGAAATTTTAGATGAAGTTGAAAGAAATGCTAAAAAAGGAGCTTATATTCAACGTTATAAAGGTTTAGGTGAGATGAATCCTGAACAACTTTGGGAAACGACTATGGATCCAAGCATAAGAAGACTTCTTAAAATTACCATAGAAGATGCACAAAGTGCTAATGATACTTTTAATCTTTTCATGGGCGATGAGGTAGAGCCAAGACGTGATTATATCCAAGCACACGCTAAAGATGTGAAGCATTTGGATGTGTAA
- a CDS encoding HrgA protein, with protein MKKYSFLDLIIDVLKETEFPLSANEIWQYALDKNFDKKLQSYQNGTLTKTPIASLTAKIYVNLNSKNSSILVVSKNPTKFWLKERENELNLVKSKNIEIQKEESKFRERDLHPLVVKFLFESPDFNLYSKTIFHEKSHKGKSGENEWIHPDIVGVHFPFKDYENETFKLCKNLNQISYKIYSFELKIKLDFSNLRQSYFQAVSNSSWANEGYLVALEFDDEIMNELWRLNNAFGIGFIKLDVRDINDSKVIIKAREKSNLDLITLDLLVNKNKDFNEFIQNLNKDINISDIERIGYKFYDEIYNDEKMQKYLKDKKII; from the coding sequence ATGAAAAAATATAGTTTTTTAGATTTGATCATAGATGTTTTAAAAGAAACTGAATTTCCTTTAAGTGCAAATGAAATTTGGCAATATGCTTTAGATAAAAATTTTGATAAAAAACTCCAAAGTTATCAAAATGGAACTTTAACTAAAACTCCTATTGCAAGTTTAACTGCTAAAATTTATGTTAATTTAAACAGTAAGAATTCTTCAATTTTAGTTGTTTCTAAAAATCCAACGAAATTTTGGTTAAAAGAAAGAGAAAATGAACTCAATCTAGTAAAATCAAAAAATATAGAAATTCAAAAAGAAGAAAGTAAATTTAGAGAAAGGGATTTACATCCTTTAGTAGTTAAGTTTTTATTTGAAAGTCCTGATTTTAATCTTTATTCTAAAACTATTTTTCATGAAAAATCTCATAAAGGAAAAAGTGGTGAAAATGAATGGATTCATCCTGATATAGTAGGTGTGCATTTTCCTTTTAAAGATTATGAAAATGAAACTTTTAAACTTTGCAAGAATTTAAATCAAATTTCTTATAAAATTTATAGTTTTGAGCTTAAAATAAAACTTGATTTTTCAAATTTAAGACAAAGTTATTTTCAAGCTGTGAGTAATTCTAGTTGGGCAAATGAAGGTTATTTGGTTGCTTTGGAATTTGATGATGAGATTATGAATGAGCTTTGGAGATTAAATAATGCTTTTGGAATAGGTTTTATTAAGCTTGATGTTAGAGATATTAATGATTCTAAAGTGATTATTAAAGCTAGAGAAAAATCGAATTTAGATCTTATTACTTTAGATTTATTAGTAAATAAAAATAAAGATTTTAACGAATTTATACAAAATTTAAATAAGGATATCAATATATCAGATATTGAAAGAATAGGATATAAATTTTATGATGAAATTTATAATGATGAAAAAATGCAAAAATATCTAAAAGATAAAAAAATTATTTAA
- the sorB gene encoding sulfite:cytochrome c oxidoreductase monoheme cytochrome C subunit: MFKKILFLLALSLSFSFAQDYKVNPETGLIIDPVSPLVEANCLACHNSGLITNMHANKQAWLAAIRWMQAEEGLWEIPAEDEEKILNYLEKYYGEQYNTRRRVPLAVILENK, from the coding sequence ATGTTTAAAAAAATTTTATTTTTACTTGCTTTAAGCTTGAGTTTTTCTTTTGCTCAAGATTATAAAGTAAATCCAGAAACAGGTTTAATCATCGATCCTGTTTCACCTTTAGTAGAGGCTAATTGTCTTGCTTGTCATAATTCAGGACTTATTACAAATATGCACGCTAACAAACAAGCTTGGTTAGCTGCTATTAGATGGATGCAAGCAGAAGAAGGCTTGTGGGAAATTCCAGCTGAAGATGAAGAAAAGATTTTAAATTATCTTGAAAAATACTACGGAGAACAATACAACACTAGAAGAAGAGTTCCTCTAGCTGTTATTTTAGAAAATAAATAA
- the sorA gene encoding sulfite:cytochrome c oxidoreductase molybdopterin oxidoreductase subunit, whose product MKKTDHNEENRRDFLKNLGVSLLGISVLSSFSFKNFLGSKALAKELSNFKLEGKKDLIYHGDRPMTAETEIYALDSDFTKPENFFVRNNGVPPTLETIKARLKKGWTLEIGGESVVNSKTYTLDELKKKFKTYTYALTVECGGNGRAEVLPSTKGTQWGYGAVACGRWTGVRLKDILEDCGLKKDAVYIGYYGIDTKLNGEESAPISRGVPISKALQDETLVAWAYEGKDIPLYNGYPLRLVCGGYPASTSGKWLSKIVVRNKVHDGEKMEGSYRVPVNPVKPGDFNYKGETKIIESMPVRSVITNIKNGTQVKVNKKFEVRGKAWAGELFVKDVFVSCDYGVTWTKAKVEKPLNRLAWQKWSAEVSIPTKGYYEIWARAVDSENKSQPMVLAQWNPGGYLNNACHRVNVYGV is encoded by the coding sequence ATGAAAAAAACTGATCACAATGAAGAAAATAGAAGAGATTTTCTAAAAAATTTAGGAGTTAGTTTGCTTGGAATAAGCGTGTTATCTAGTTTTTCTTTCAAAAATTTTTTAGGCAGCAAAGCTTTAGCGAAAGAATTATCAAATTTTAAACTAGAAGGAAAAAAAGATTTGATCTATCATGGTGATAGACCAATGACTGCAGAAACAGAAATTTATGCTTTAGATAGTGATTTTACAAAACCTGAAAATTTCTTTGTTAGAAATAATGGTGTTCCACCTACTCTAGAAACTATCAAAGCAAGATTAAAAAAAGGTTGGACTTTAGAAATTGGTGGTGAAAGTGTTGTAAATTCTAAAACTTATACTTTGGATGAATTGAAAAAGAAATTTAAAACTTATACTTATGCTTTAACTGTTGAATGTGGTGGAAATGGAAGAGCAGAAGTTTTACCTAGCACTAAAGGAACTCAATGGGGTTATGGTGCTGTAGCTTGTGGTAGATGGACTGGAGTAAGATTAAAAGATATTTTAGAAGATTGTGGTCTTAAAAAAGATGCTGTTTATATTGGATATTATGGAATAGACACTAAATTAAATGGTGAAGAAAGTGCTCCTATTAGCCGTGGTGTTCCTATTTCTAAAGCTTTACAAGATGAAACATTAGTAGCTTGGGCTTATGAAGGAAAAGACATCCCATTATATAATGGTTATCCTTTACGTTTAGTTTGTGGAGGTTATCCTGCAAGTACAAGTGGAAAATGGTTAAGCAAAATCGTTGTAAGAAATAAAGTTCATGATGGTGAAAAAATGGAAGGATCTTATAGAGTTCCTGTAAATCCTGTTAAACCAGGTGATTTTAACTATAAAGGCGAAACAAAAATCATAGAATCAATGCCGGTAAGATCTGTAATCACCAATATAAAAAATGGCACTCAAGTAAAAGTTAATAAAAAATTTGAAGTTAGAGGAAAAGCTTGGGCGGGAGAATTGTTTGTAAAAGATGTTTTTGTAAGTTGTGATTATGGTGTAACTTGGACTAAAGCTAAAGTAGAAAAACCACTTAATCGTTTAGCGTGGCAAAAATGGAGTGCTGAAGTTTCTATTCCGACAAAAGGATATTATGAAATTTGGGCTAGAGCGGTTGATAGTGAAAACAAAAGCCAACCTATGGTTTTAGCACAATGGAATCCAGGCGGTTATTTAAACAATGCTTGCCATAGAGTGAATGTATACGGAGTTTGA
- a CDS encoding Na+/H+ antiporter family protein, with translation MTLLTNPVIVSVLLMSLLCLFRFNVLLSLLISALVAGMLDHMPLTESMNVLIDGMQGNLKTALSYVILGAIAAAISRTQLTAYLIKIVSHFISHKKYLLILSIALISCFSQNLVPIHVAFIPLLIPPLLSLFNRLKIDRRAVACALTFGLTTPYMVLPVGFGLTFQDLLRDNLEKNGINVTLNDVTHTMYFAAICMIAGLFLAIFVFYRKPKEYKEIELAKIDLENLTMTRKEWGVLAGLILTLVLQIVTMNLPLSGLLGFILMVILGGIKYSNVNEIFDDGLKTMGFIAFVILVAAGYGEVLRHGGAVQELVNFVIPWIKQSKFLAIFLMLLIGLIVTMGIGTSFGTIPIIATLFCPICIELGFSIPLTIFILGVAGALGDAGSPASETTMGTTVGLNADKQHDHIKDTCIPTFIFYNGPLLILGSIIAMFL, from the coding sequence TTGACTTTACTTACAAATCCAGTTATAGTAAGCGTTTTGTTGATGAGCTTACTTTGTTTGTTTCGTTTTAATGTACTTTTAAGCCTTTTAATTTCAGCACTTGTAGCAGGAATGCTAGATCATATGCCATTAACAGAAAGCATGAACGTTCTAATTGATGGTATGCAAGGAAATTTAAAAACGGCTTTAAGCTATGTTATTTTAGGTGCAATTGCTGCGGCGATTTCTCGCACTCAATTAACAGCATATTTGATTAAAATAGTAAGTCATTTTATTTCTCATAAAAAATATTTATTGATTTTATCTATTGCTTTAATTTCTTGTTTTTCTCAGAATTTAGTTCCTATTCATGTGGCTTTTATCCCTTTGCTGATACCGCCACTTTTAAGTTTGTTTAATCGCTTAAAGATAGATCGTAGAGCGGTTGCTTGTGCTTTAACTTTTGGTCTTACAACTCCTTATATGGTTTTGCCTGTTGGATTTGGTTTGACTTTTCAAGATCTTTTAAGAGATAATCTTGAAAAAAATGGTATTAATGTGACTTTAAATGATGTCACCCATACTATGTATTTTGCAGCTATTTGTATGATTGCTGGACTTTTTTTAGCAATTTTTGTTTTTTATCGTAAACCAAAAGAATACAAAGAAATTGAACTAGCTAAAATCGACTTAGAAAATTTAACAATGACACGTAAAGAATGGGGTGTTTTAGCTGGATTGATTTTAACTTTAGTATTGCAAATTGTTACTATGAATTTACCTTTATCAGGACTTTTAGGCTTTATTTTAATGGTTATTTTAGGTGGAATTAAATATAGCAATGTTAATGAGATTTTTGATGATGGGCTTAAGACTATGGGATTTATCGCCTTTGTTATTCTTGTAGCAGCAGGTTATGGAGAAGTTTTAAGACATGGTGGAGCAGTGCAAGAACTTGTTAATTTTGTGATTCCATGGATAAAGCAAAGTAAATTTTTAGCTATTTTTTTAATGCTTTTAATTGGACTTATTGTAACTATGGGCATAGGAACTTCTTTTGGTACTATACCTATCATTGCTACGCTTTTTTGCCCTATTTGTATAGAGCTTGGTTTTAGTATTCCTTTGACGATTTTTATTTTAGGGGTAGCTGGAGCTTTAGGAGATGCTGGGAGCCCTGCTAGTGAAACTACAATGGGAACAACTGTAGGTTTAAATGCCGATAAACAACACGATCATATTAAAGATACCTGCATACCAACTTTTATTTTTTACAATGGTCCTTTACTGATTTTAGGAAGTATTATTGCTATGTTTTTATAG